From the Clostridium putrefaciens genome, one window contains:
- the argF gene encoding ornithine carbamoyltransferase has translation MAVNLKGKSFLTLLDFTPLEIRYLLDLSKDLKSKKRAGIHGRLLDGKNIVLLFDKTSTRTRCAFEVAALDEGAHVTFLSNSQMGKKESIEDTAKVLGRFYDGMEFRGYEQETVELLAKHSGIPVWNGLTDGDHPTQVLADLLTIEEHISKPLNKVKMVFVGDARNNMGYALMYGCAKMGMKYMALAPKELWPDESMVEKCKLIGEATGASIELTDNVSDVKGADVIYTDIWVSMGEENKLEERVKLLTPYKVDMDMLKTTENDDVIFMHCLPSFHDFETKVAKETTENSNLDIREVTDEVFRSKHSVVFDEAENRMHTIKAVMVSTL, from the coding sequence ATGGCTGTTAATTTAAAAGGTAAAAGTTTTTTAACATTATTGGATTTCACACCACTAGAAATAAGGTATCTATTAGATCTGTCTAAGGATTTAAAGTCTAAAAAAAGAGCAGGTATTCATGGAAGATTATTAGATGGTAAAAATATAGTATTACTTTTTGATAAAACATCTACTAGAACTAGATGTGCTTTTGAAGTTGCTGCACTTGATGAAGGTGCTCATGTTACGTTTTTAAGTAATTCTCAAATGGGTAAAAAGGAGTCTATTGAAGATACGGCAAAGGTTCTTGGAAGGTTTTATGATGGTATGGAATTTAGAGGATATGAGCAAGAAACAGTGGAACTTTTAGCTAAACATTCAGGAATTCCTGTGTGGAATGGACTTACAGATGGTGATCATCCAACTCAAGTTTTAGCAGACCTTTTGACTATAGAAGAACATATAAGTAAACCTTTAAATAAGGTTAAGATGGTTTTTGTTGGTGATGCAAGAAATAATATGGGATATGCTTTAATGTATGGATGTGCAAAAATGGGAATGAAATATATGGCTTTAGCTCCAAAAGAATTATGGCCAGATGAGAGCATGGTTGAAAAGTGTAAATTAATTGGAGAAGCTACTGGTGCAAGCATAGAGCTTACAGATAATGTAAGTGATGTAAAAGGAGCGGATGTTATTTATACAGATATATGGGTATCCATGGGAGAAGAGAATAAGTTAGAGGAAAGGGTTAAGTTATTAACTCCATATAAAGTAGACATGGATATGTTAAAAACTACAGAAAATGATGATGTTATATTTATGCATTGTCTTCCTTCATTTCATGACTTTGAAACTAAGGTTGCAAAAGAAACTACAGAAAATAGTAACCTTGATATTAGAGAAGTTACAGACGAGGTATTTAGAAGTAAACACTCTGTAGTATTTGATGAGGCTGAAAATAGAATGCATACAATAAAGGCTGTTATGGTATCTACATTATAA
- the arcA gene encoding arginine deiminase has product MSQSINITSEIGKLKKVMLHRPGREIENLVPEYLDRLLFDDIPYLKDAQKEHDGFANILRENGVEVYYLEELLADSLKNQKVKEEFLLKFLKESNVNSNQIKESLQEYLLSMDTKDMVDILIAGVRKDKIRIAKPSSLLELVDNKYPFYLDPMPNAYFTRDPSTSIGRGLSINHMHTLARGRESLFSKYIYENHDSIEKEETPLWYDEDIPYSLEGGDQLVLSKKVLAIGCSERTSPKAIEILADNLLNDKSGFETVLVLEIPSCRAFMHLDTVFTMVDYDKFTIHPEIEGPLNIYEITKDKDRKLLFKSHKEDLNIVLKRVLKLPAVDLIRCGGGDIIAAAREQWNDGSNTLAIAPGTVITYERNYVTNELLDKNNIKVLTMKSSELSRGRGGPRCMSMPIWRENL; this is encoded by the coding sequence TTGTCTCAAAGTATAAACATAACTTCTGAAATAGGAAAATTAAAGAAAGTAATGTTGCACAGACCTGGAAGAGAAATAGAAAATCTTGTGCCAGAATACCTTGATAGATTACTTTTTGATGATATACCTTATCTTAAAGATGCACAAAAGGAACATGACGGCTTTGCTAACATTTTGAGAGAAAATGGTGTAGAAGTATATTATTTAGAAGAACTACTAGCGGATTCTTTAAAAAATCAAAAAGTAAAAGAAGAATTTTTATTAAAGTTTTTAAAAGAGAGTAATGTAAATTCAAATCAAATTAAAGAATCTCTACAAGAATACCTACTTTCTATGGATACAAAGGATATGGTAGATATCTTAATAGCTGGGGTTAGAAAAGATAAAATAAGGATTGCTAAACCCTCTTCTTTGTTGGAATTAGTAGATAATAAGTATCCTTTTTATTTAGATCCAATGCCAAATGCATATTTTACTAGAGATCCATCTACATCAATTGGCAGGGGTTTAAGTATTAATCATATGCATACACTAGCAAGGGGAAGAGAAAGTTTATTTTCAAAATACATTTATGAAAACCATGATTCAATTGAAAAAGAGGAGACTCCACTTTGGTATGATGAAGATATACCTTATAGTTTAGAAGGTGGAGATCAGCTTGTGTTATCAAAAAAGGTTCTTGCAATAGGCTGCAGTGAAAGAACATCACCAAAAGCTATAGAAATATTAGCTGATAACTTATTAAATGATAAGTCAGGTTTTGAAACAGTATTAGTTTTAGAAATACCTTCGTGTAGAGCCTTTATGCATTTAGATACTGTATTCACTATGGTAGATTATGATAAATTTACAATTCATCCTGAAATAGAAGGACCACTTAATATTTATGAAATAACAAAAGACAAGGATAGAAAGTTGTTATTTAAATCACATAAAGAAGATTTAAATATAGTTTTAAAAAGAGTTCTTAAATTACCCGCAGTAGATCTTATAAGATGTGGTGGAGGAGATATTATTGCAGCAGCTAGAGAGCAGTGGAATGATGGATCAAATACCTTAGCTATAGCTCCAGGAACAGTTATTACGTATGAGAGAAACTATGTGACAAACGAGTTACTTGATAAAAACAATATAAAAGTATTAACTATGAAAAGTTCTGAACTTTCAAGAGGTAGAGGCGGCCCAAGATGCATGAGTATGCCTATATGGAGAGAAAATTTATAA
- a CDS encoding IS30 family transposase, whose product MDYPNSNIKSRKNKHLNFEERMTIQLRLKDGFSAYRIAKELNRPINTVLNEIRRGTTTQIKQGKCIEIYLADTGEAVYKKHRLNSCRTFKRLECSDFINYVVTKIQHDSWSPDACVGNALKTGKFERFQMVCTKTLYNYIDLGLLLVKNADLPIKLRWNTKSTMIKKHKKKLGKSIEERPCHINNREEFGHWEIDTVIGEKSGNDCVLLTILERNTRNAIVRRIVSKTADAVMNELSSIRNLYGDKFSQVFKTITGDNGSEFSDLSTIEVDSDTKVYFTHPYSSFEKGTNERHNGLIRRFIPKGKRMSDYSADDIAFIEDWMNTLPRRILKYKTPEELFEAQLDIIYAA is encoded by the coding sequence ATGGACTACCCAAATAGTAACATAAAATCACGTAAAAATAAACACTTGAATTTTGAAGAGCGCATGACTATTCAACTTCGTCTTAAAGATGGGTTTTCAGCATATAGGATAGCTAAAGAGCTTAATCGTCCTATAAATACTGTTCTAAATGAAATACGACGTGGTACTACTACTCAAATTAAACAAGGAAAATGTATTGAGATTTACCTTGCAGATACAGGCGAAGCCGTTTATAAAAAACATCGTCTTAATTCATGTCGTACATTTAAGCGTTTAGAATGCTCTGACTTCATTAACTATGTTGTAACTAAGATACAGCATGATTCATGGTCACCTGATGCTTGTGTAGGTAATGCGCTTAAAACTGGTAAGTTTGAGCGTTTTCAAATGGTATGCACCAAGACCTTGTATAACTATATTGATCTTGGGTTGCTACTTGTTAAAAATGCAGACTTACCAATAAAGCTACGCTGGAATACTAAGTCAACAATGATCAAAAAGCATAAGAAAAAGCTTGGTAAAAGTATTGAAGAACGTCCATGTCACATAAATAATCGTGAAGAATTTGGTCACTGGGAGATTGATACAGTGATTGGTGAAAAATCAGGTAATGACTGTGTACTTTTAACCATTCTTGAACGTAATACCAGGAATGCCATTGTGCGTAGAATTGTATCTAAGACTGCTGACGCAGTTATGAATGAACTTAGCAGCATCCGTAACTTATATGGCGATAAGTTTAGCCAAGTATTCAAAACAATAACAGGCGATAACGGTTCTGAATTTTCCGATTTATCCACAATTGAAGTTGACTCTGATACAAAAGTGTATTTCACTCATCCATATTCCTCATTTGAAAAAGGAACTAATGAACGTCATAATGGCCTGATACGTCGCTTTATCCCTAAGGGGAAACGTATGTCAGACTATAGTGCTGATGACATTGCATTCATAGAAGATTGGATGAACACCCTTCCTAGAAGGATACTGAAATACAAAACTCCAGAGGAACTATTTGAAGCACAGTTAGATATAATATATGCAGCCTAA
- a CDS encoding flavin reductase family protein: MEGLKSNDKAMKSFHKHGGFLTCKNEENLNSMTISWGNIGVAFGKPIFIIYVRKSRFTNELIYKSGEFTISIPLNIYMKKQLGTFGSTSGRSVDKFKLTGIKSKSSKKLNTPIIEDCDAYFECKVIYKHDIIPEIMDEEISKSTYLEGDYHTVFYGEIVDYYATED, encoded by the coding sequence ATGGAAGGTTTAAAAAGTAATGATAAAGCCATGAAAAGTTTTCATAAACACGGAGGCTTCTTAACTTGTAAAAATGAAGAAAATTTAAATTCAATGACTATAAGTTGGGGTAACATAGGTGTTGCATTTGGAAAACCTATATTCATTATATATGTTAGAAAGTCAAGGTTTACCAATGAATTAATATATAAAAGTGGAGAGTTTACAATAAGCATACCTTTAAATATCTATATGAAAAAACAGTTAGGAACTTTCGGATCTACTTCTGGGAGAAGCGTAGATAAGTTTAAATTAACCGGAATAAAATCAAAGAGTTCAAAAAAGTTAAATACACCTATCATTGAAGATTGTGATGCATATTTTGAATGTAAGGTTATTTACAAGCATGATATAATACCTGAAATAATGGATGAAGAAATAAGCAAAAGTACTTATTTAGAAGGAGACTACCATACTGTATTTTATGGAGAAATAGTTGATTACTACGCAACAGAAGATTAA
- the glyA gene encoding serine hydroxymethyltransferase — protein MEFSYLEKTDGKILDIIKEEMERQEYNIELIASENFTSRAVMEAVGSPLTNKYAEGYPHKRYYGGCEVVDKAEDLARDRMKELFNAEHANVQPHSGSQANMGVYFAVLKPGDTVLGMDLTHGGHLTHGSPVNFSGKLFNFISYGVEKDNEQIDYEKVREMAIEHKPKMIVAGASAYPRVIDFAKFREIADEVGAYFMVDMAHIAGLVAAGIHPSPVPYADFVTTTTHKTLRGPRGGAILCKEKFAKEIDKSIFPGMQGGPLMHVVAGKAVCFEEALKDSFKDYMNQVVKNAKVLSEELIRYGFRLVSNGTDNHLILLDLSNKNITGKDAEKLLDTVGITVNKNTIPFETLSPFVTSGIRIGTPAVTTRGFKEEDMKVIAKLINEVIENRDKDISSVRQEVVELCKRFPLYN, from the coding sequence ATGGAATTTTCATATTTAGAAAAAACTGATGGGAAAATATTAGATATTATAAAAGAGGAAATGGAGAGACAAGAATATAATATAGAACTAATAGCTTCAGAAAACTTTACTAGTAGAGCTGTAATGGAGGCTGTAGGATCACCTTTAACAAATAAATACGCAGAAGGATACCCTCACAAAAGATATTATGGCGGTTGTGAAGTTGTTGATAAAGCAGAAGATTTAGCTAGAGATAGAATGAAAGAATTATTTAATGCAGAGCATGCTAATGTACAACCACATTCTGGATCACAAGCTAATATGGGAGTATATTTTGCAGTATTAAAACCAGGAGATACTGTACTTGGGATGGATTTAACTCATGGTGGACATTTAACTCATGGTAGCCCAGTAAACTTTTCAGGTAAATTATTTAATTTCATATCCTATGGTGTAGAAAAAGATAATGAGCAAATTGATTATGAAAAGGTTAGAGAAATGGCTATAGAACATAAGCCTAAAATGATAGTTGCAGGAGCTAGTGCATATCCAAGAGTTATTGACTTTGCTAAATTTAGAGAAATAGCTGATGAAGTAGGAGCATATTTCATGGTGGATATGGCTCATATAGCAGGACTAGTTGCAGCAGGAATTCATCCATCACCAGTTCCTTATGCAGACTTTGTAACTACTACAACACATAAAACTTTAAGGGGACCTAGAGGCGGGGCGATATTATGTAAAGAAAAGTTTGCAAAAGAAATAGATAAGAGCATATTCCCTGGAATGCAAGGTGGACCTTTGATGCATGTTGTAGCTGGAAAGGCTGTTTGCTTTGAAGAGGCTTTAAAAGATTCATTTAAAGATTATATGAATCAGGTGGTTAAAAATGCAAAGGTTTTATCAGAAGAACTAATAAGATATGGATTTAGATTAGTGTCTAATGGCACTGACAACCACTTAATATTGCTAGACTTAAGCAATAAGAATATTACAGGAAAAGATGCAGAAAAGTTATTGGATACGGTTGGCATAACTGTAAATAAGAACACTATACCTTTTGAGACTTTAAGTCCTTTTGTAACTAGTGGAATAAGAATAGGAACACCTGCAGTTACTACTAGAGGATTTAAAGAAGAAGATATGAAGGTCATAGCAAAACTTATAAATGAAGTTATAGAAAATAGAGATAAAGATATTTCAAGCGTTAGACAAGAGGTAGTTGAACTTTGTAAGAGATTCCCTCTATATAACTAA
- a CDS encoding threonine/serine exporter family protein — MDVNKIISIATEAGRVMLQNGGETYRVEETISRICEAYLIKNSDSYVTPTGIMVSATDIYGNNVSIIKRIRNRNIDLEKISSVNDLSRNIKSKGITADEFLEQLKIIENQPRYGYKITILASAFIAAFFTLIFGGSHGDFLASFFIGGIIQSITIYASKLDINSFFVNIIGGMVSSTLAILFVIIGISSSIDKIIIGSIMLLVPGIAITNAIRDTIAGDLVAGLARSAEAMLIAVGIAVGSGIILSFWFLYGGGLFI, encoded by the coding sequence ATGGACGTTAACAAAATTATTTCTATCGCTACTGAAGCTGGACGTGTGATGCTTCAAAATGGTGGAGAAACCTATAGAGTTGAGGAAACTATTTCTAGAATATGTGAAGCTTACCTTATAAAAAATTCAGACAGTTATGTAACTCCTACAGGTATAATGGTATCAGCTACTGATATATACGGTAATAATGTTTCTATAATAAAAAGAATAAGAAATAGAAACATTGACTTAGAAAAGATTTCCTCAGTAAATGATTTATCAAGAAATATTAAATCTAAAGGTATTACTGCTGATGAATTTTTAGAACAACTTAAAATCATAGAAAATCAGCCTAGATATGGATACAAAATCACTATACTTGCCTCAGCCTTTATTGCAGCCTTTTTCACCCTTATATTTGGTGGAAGCCATGGAGACTTTTTAGCGTCATTCTTTATTGGTGGCATTATTCAATCTATAACCATTTACGCTTCTAAACTAGACATAAACAGCTTTTTTGTAAATATCATAGGTGGTATGGTATCCTCAACATTAGCCATATTATTTGTTATAATAGGTATCTCATCTAGTATAGATAAGATAATTATAGGTTCTATAATGCTTTTAGTGCCGGGAATAGCAATAACTAATGCGATTCGTGACACTATAGCTGGCGACTTAGTTGCAGGCCTTGCAAGATCCGCTGAAGCCATGTTAATTGCAGTTGGCATAGCAGTTGGATCAGGTATTATTCTAAGTTTTTGGTTTTTATATGGTGGAGGTCTTTTTATATGA
- a CDS encoding threonine/serine exporter family protein, producing MILKIVYSFITTLGFGILFNIKGKKLIFASIGGSISLFFYLLFLKFNFSDLSSLFFSTIIFSIYAEILARILKTPVTTFTICALIPLVPGGGMYYTMLESIQGNVEQSLNIGIDTLYKAGALAIGIVFVSSISKFIRTKNFTHSKTKKNF from the coding sequence ATGATATTAAAAATAGTTTATTCTTTTATAACAACTTTAGGCTTTGGAATATTATTCAACATAAAAGGTAAAAAGTTGATATTTGCATCTATTGGCGGATCCATAAGTTTATTTTTTTATCTACTGTTTTTGAAGTTTAATTTTTCAGATTTATCTTCTTTATTTTTTAGTACTATTATTTTTAGTATATATGCAGAAATTTTAGCTAGAATTTTAAAAACTCCAGTAACTACTTTTACAATTTGCGCATTAATTCCCTTAGTTCCTGGAGGTGGTATGTACTATACTATGTTAGAGTCTATACAAGGAAATGTAGAACAATCTTTAAATATTGGTATTGATACATTATATAAAGCTGGAGCATTAGCAATTGGGATTGTTTTTGTTTCTTCCATCTCAAAATTTATACGCACAAAAAACTTTACACATTCAAAAACTAAAAAGAATTTTTAA